A part of Prolixibacteraceae bacterium genomic DNA contains:
- a CDS encoding glycoside hydrolase family 95 protein: protein MMKQSMLFTVLCFLILSSCSGDFELDKESPTSTLWYDKPASVFEESLLIGNGQIGATIFGGVSNEKIYLNDATLWSGEPRSGYDTITAFKEIPKIREMLRNEDYNQANKLNRRFQGHFSASYAPLGTLYLEFPNQNSYQNYYRDLNVENAISRVYYEVDGVKFQRDYFISYPDQMMVIRIKTNEKEALNFDVRFDSQLRYSTTSSSDDLIVDGYAPYFAAPAYRKNVVDPIRFDPDRGIHFATILNMHKCDGSINVKDTTLSVRNATTAELRVSIATSFNGYDKDPVLEGKPYKENAIQKLEAAKSKGYREIRKNHIDDFSSYMNRVSLSLGENTVPNEPIDVRLKAYAKGAEDPNLESLYFQFGRYLMISSSRTPEVPANLQGIWNHMIRPPWSSNYTLNINTQENYWLAESGNLSEFHQPLLSFIKNIASSGEVTAKRFYGINEGWTSCHNSDIWAISNAVGGFGQGDPRWASWNMSGPWLATHLWNHFEYTQNLEYLRKDAYPLLKGSALFCLKWMVKDKNGNWITSPSTSPENVFVTDKGFVGATLYGATADLAIIRECLIQTREAARTLGIDKEFQDCITSVLENMYPYQIGQDGSLQEWYHDWKDKNPLHRHQSHLYGLFPGNHITVDESPEIAKACAKALEIKGDETTGWSKGWRFNLWARLHDGERAYKMYRELLRYTEPGSKNKGGTYPNLLDAHPPFQIDGNFGGAAGVIEMLMQSNNEQITLLPSLPKAWSCGTVKGICARGGITIDMSWKDGKVTLLKGTSKINRDVTFVFNGENKTLSLRKGETTSIL from the coding sequence ATGATGAAACAATCAATGTTATTTACAGTGTTGTGTTTTCTAATTCTGTCAAGCTGTAGCGGTGACTTTGAGCTTGATAAAGAATCCCCAACGTCAACGTTATGGTATGACAAGCCTGCGTCCGTTTTCGAAGAGAGTCTGTTGATCGGAAATGGTCAGATAGGTGCGACTATTTTTGGAGGAGTATCTAATGAGAAGATATATCTAAATGATGCAACTCTATGGAGTGGAGAACCTAGAAGTGGGTATGATACTATTACAGCTTTTAAGGAAATTCCGAAGATAAGAGAGATGTTAAGGAATGAAGACTATAATCAAGCAAATAAATTGAATCGGAGATTTCAAGGTCATTTTAGTGCTTCTTATGCTCCACTGGGAACATTGTATCTTGAATTTCCAAATCAAAATAGTTACCAAAACTATTATCGTGATCTTAATGTAGAGAATGCCATTTCAAGGGTCTACTATGAAGTCGATGGAGTAAAATTCCAAAGAGACTATTTTATATCATATCCAGATCAGATGATGGTAATACGAATTAAAACAAATGAAAAGGAAGCACTGAATTTTGATGTGCGTTTTGATAGTCAATTGCGATATTCAACTACATCTAGTTCTGATGATTTAATTGTTGATGGTTATGCTCCTTATTTTGCTGCCCCAGCATATCGGAAGAATGTGGTAGACCCGATTCGTTTTGACCCAGATAGGGGTATTCATTTTGCCACCATTCTTAATATGCATAAATGTGATGGTTCAATAAATGTAAAAGATACAACACTTTCAGTTCGAAATGCTACCACTGCAGAACTTCGTGTTTCTATAGCAACAAGTTTTAATGGATATGATAAAGACCCAGTCCTCGAAGGAAAACCTTATAAAGAGAATGCAATACAGAAATTAGAGGCTGCAAAAAGTAAAGGTTATCGTGAAATTAGAAAAAATCATATTGATGATTTTAGTTCTTATATGAATCGTGTTTCGTTGTCTTTAGGTGAAAATACCGTTCCAAATGAACCTATTGATGTTAGATTAAAAGCTTATGCAAAAGGTGCTGAAGATCCTAATCTTGAGAGTCTATATTTTCAATTTGGGCGTTACCTCATGATTTCTAGTTCAAGAACACCAGAGGTGCCAGCTAATTTGCAGGGAATATGGAATCATATGATAAGACCACCATGGAGTAGTAATTATACTTTAAATATCAATACACAAGAAAACTACTGGTTGGCAGAGAGTGGAAACTTATCAGAGTTTCATCAACCTTTGTTGTCTTTTATAAAAAATATTGCTTCGAGTGGTGAAGTAACTGCAAAGCGCTTTTACGGTATTAATGAGGGATGGACCTCTTGTCATAATTCTGATATTTGGGCGATATCAAATGCTGTTGGTGGTTTTGGTCAAGGAGATCCAAGATGGGCTTCTTGGAATATGAGTGGCCCGTGGTTAGCTACTCATTTATGGAACCACTTTGAGTATACACAGAACTTGGAATATTTAAGGAAGGATGCATATCCATTACTTAAAGGATCTGCCCTATTCTGTTTAAAATGGATGGTCAAGGATAAAAATGGAAATTGGATTACATCACCTTCTACCTCTCCAGAGAATGTTTTTGTTACTGATAAAGGATTTGTTGGTGCTACTCTGTATGGAGCTACAGCAGATTTAGCAATTATCCGAGAGTGCTTAATTCAAACTAGAGAAGCTGCTCGTACATTAGGTATTGATAAAGAATTTCAAGATTGTATCACCTCTGTTTTAGAGAATATGTACCCATATCAGATTGGACAAGATGGAAGTCTTCAAGAGTGGTATCATGATTGGAAGGACAAGAATCCACTTCACCGACACCAGTCACATTTATATGGCTTGTTTCCAGGGAATCATATAACAGTGGATGAATCTCCAGAAATAGCAAAAGCATGTGCAAAAGCATTGGAGATTAAAGGAGATGAGACAACAGGTTGGTCCAAAGGATGGAGGTTTAACTTGTGGGCACGTTTACATGATGGTGAGAGGGCTTATAAGATGTATCGAGAACTATTGAGATATACCGAACCTGGAAGTAAAAATAAAGGGGGAACTTACCCTAATCTACTTGATGCTCATCCACCTTTTCAGATTGATGGGAATTTTGGTGGTGCAGCTGGAGTGATTGAAATGCTAATGCAATCTAACAATGAACAAATCACACTACTCCCTTCATTGCCTAAAGCGTGGAGTTGTGGTACTGTAAAAGGGATATGTGCAAGAGGAGGTATTACTATTGACATGTCTTGGAAAGATGGGAAAGTTACATTGTTAAAAGGAACATCTAAGATAAATAGAGACGTTACTTTTGTATTCAATGGTGAAAACAAAACATTATCTTTAAGAAAAGGAGAAACGACATCAATACTTTAG
- a CDS encoding FAD-dependent oxidoreductase, giving the protein MNYMYSLLLLLVLGASHRICQAKDNLKSSDDKIYDVVVVGGGFSGLFSSYFLEKKDVLILEKSDNVGGRCLTGEWNGFHYPKGTEYIGKPERYMRRIFRDLDVHAKVIPAPTDGVAYGGKFYFGKELLDYMTNDERRKYFDLMTELRELDHKGIEKAVWSDIQKLNKNDYLDKLSVEEWMMKKGYPPIVQKFVDVENRGLFGTNNANYSMLFNIPEMTFDLPDNEASDKSEVYSFENGMYSIVESLEERLKNRLIKGAEVAHVSVGTDNIVKVCYQKEGKSYQVRSRSVVMATPAPITAKILGSSISLIASDILKSIDYTSYITVSFFTKKRMLHRTWSVSCLDMDEIVTLYDAIRPQVSNDYRGKSILSAYLAPKDIRDSNFVRRSDKEILERTYRSMNKYFNSFQDEVIGYDITRFAYAFPVFSPGYLKKLICLTRDQSLKGPIFLAGDYMVYATVDGALISAENAADDVLSFLRKY; this is encoded by the coding sequence ATGAATTATATGTATTCACTATTGCTGCTTTTGGTTTTAGGAGCTTCTCATCGAATTTGTCAAGCAAAAGATAATCTCAAATCATCTGATGATAAGATCTACGACGTTGTGGTCGTAGGTGGAGGATTTAGTGGTTTGTTTTCATCCTACTTCTTAGAGAAAAAAGATGTTTTAATATTAGAGAAGTCTGATAATGTAGGTGGTCGTTGTCTGACCGGAGAGTGGAATGGATTTCATTACCCTAAAGGGACTGAGTATATCGGTAAGCCTGAACGATATATGAGAAGAATTTTTAGAGACTTGGATGTTCATGCCAAAGTTATTCCAGCTCCTACAGATGGAGTGGCTTATGGTGGTAAGTTCTATTTTGGAAAAGAGCTTCTTGACTATATGACAAACGATGAGAGAAGAAAATATTTCGATCTCATGACAGAACTGAGGGAGCTTGATCATAAAGGAATAGAAAAAGCAGTATGGAGTGATATCCAGAAATTAAATAAAAATGATTATTTAGATAAATTGTCTGTTGAGGAGTGGATGATGAAGAAAGGATATCCACCTATTGTCCAGAAATTTGTTGATGTAGAGAATCGGGGATTGTTTGGTACAAATAATGCGAATTATTCCATGTTATTTAATATCCCTGAAATGACATTTGATCTTCCCGATAATGAGGCTTCTGATAAAAGTGAAGTTTACTCATTCGAGAATGGAATGTATAGCATCGTTGAATCTTTAGAAGAACGTTTGAAGAATAGACTAATAAAAGGAGCAGAGGTTGCCCATGTTAGCGTTGGAACTGATAATATTGTTAAGGTTTGCTATCAAAAAGAGGGTAAATCATATCAAGTAAGATCTAGATCTGTCGTAATGGCAACACCAGCACCAATAACAGCAAAGATATTAGGAAGTAGTATCTCGTTAATTGCAAGTGATATTCTCAAAAGCATTGATTATACCAGTTATATTACGGTAAGCTTTTTTACCAAAAAGCGTATGTTACATCGGACATGGTCTGTATCATGTCTTGATATGGATGAGATAGTTACTTTGTATGATGCGATTCGTCCTCAAGTATCAAATGACTATAGAGGAAAGTCTATTTTATCAGCTTATTTAGCTCCTAAGGATATTCGTGACTCTAACTTTGTTAGACGAAGTGATAAAGAGATATTAGAAAGGACATATCGATCTATGAATAAATATTTTAACTCTTTTCAGGATGAAGTAATTGGATATGATATTACAAGATTTGCATATGCCTTTCCTGTTTTTTCTCCTGGCTATTTGAAGAAATTGATCTGTTTGACTCGTGATCAATCGCTAAAAGGTCCAATTTTTCTTGCTGGTGATTATATGGTTTATGCGACTGTTGATGGTGCACTGATAAGTGCTGAAAATGCAGCAGATGACGTATTGTCTTTTTTAAGAAAGTATTAG
- a CDS encoding IS66 family transposase has translation MNKVDRLEKENKALKEQVQSLLAKLDIVMSEVRALSEENAMLHAKIKTLEDQLSRSKKNSGNSSFPPSRDLSTVKKNQSLRKKSNKKSGGQLGHKGMTLFQDATPTDIESHHPLAKCSCGNRLNPEDARLLCKRQVFDIPPVIEPICIEHRLYENRCSCGQIHKGAMPSNVNAPVQYGPNIRSLILSLHIEHYIPLNRISSLVEELTSYKIGDGTIDNILKHAEKVFTPLYESLRQSIEDANIVGSDETGCKIDGSKGWMWVWQNYELTFITAHRSRGYKVVEENFKDGFTNATLVSDCYASQLKTPAKHYQLCLAHLQRELIYIKQQTNNRWAQDILDLFSEAMKLKREAEEKDFPLDKEASFKTKLLELLNIDINDDQLDEIRTLRQRLIKKIDSVFTFLNHYEVPFDNNASERAMRNIKVKQNVSKGYRTEEGAQRYAMLRSITDTLKKQGKSVLNMIAYWLSCNNVNLSWE, from the coding sequence ATGAATAAAGTTGATCGTTTAGAAAAAGAAAACAAGGCATTAAAAGAGCAAGTACAATCTTTACTGGCAAAATTAGACATTGTTATGTCGGAGGTAAGAGCTTTGTCAGAAGAAAATGCGATGCTTCATGCTAAGATTAAGACTCTTGAAGATCAACTATCACGTAGCAAGAAAAATAGTGGTAATAGCAGTTTTCCTCCATCTAGAGATTTATCAACAGTAAAGAAGAACCAATCTCTTCGCAAGAAATCTAATAAAAAATCAGGAGGTCAACTTGGTCATAAAGGCATGACTTTATTTCAAGATGCCACACCGACCGATATCGAATCTCATCATCCTTTAGCTAAGTGTAGTTGTGGAAATAGACTGAATCCTGAGGATGCTAGGTTGCTATGCAAGCGTCAAGTTTTTGATATCCCCCCTGTTATTGAACCTATATGTATTGAGCATCGTCTTTATGAGAATAGATGCAGTTGTGGACAAATCCATAAAGGAGCTATGCCATCCAATGTTAATGCACCAGTTCAATATGGTCCCAACATACGTTCGCTAATTCTTAGTCTGCATATAGAGCACTATATCCCTTTAAATCGGATTAGTTCGCTAGTAGAAGAGCTGACTTCCTATAAAATAGGAGATGGAACTATTGACAATATTTTAAAACATGCAGAAAAGGTATTCACTCCCCTATATGAATCTCTACGTCAATCTATTGAAGATGCCAATATAGTTGGATCTGATGAAACAGGTTGTAAAATAGATGGCAGTAAAGGATGGATGTGGGTTTGGCAAAATTATGAACTAACTTTTATCACAGCACATAGATCTAGAGGGTATAAAGTTGTGGAAGAAAATTTCAAAGATGGATTTACTAATGCTACTTTAGTAAGTGACTGCTATGCTTCTCAACTAAAGACCCCTGCCAAACATTATCAACTATGTCTAGCTCATTTACAACGCGAATTAATCTACATAAAGCAACAGACCAATAATAGATGGGCACAAGATATATTAGATCTCTTTTCAGAAGCCATGAAATTAAAACGGGAAGCTGAAGAAAAAGATTTCCCACTAGATAAGGAAGCATCATTTAAGACCAAATTATTAGAACTTCTGAATATCGACATAAATGACGATCAGCTCGATGAAATCAGAACATTACGACAACGATTAATAAAGAAAATCGATAGTGTGTTTACTTTCTTAAATCATTATGAAGTACCGTTTGATAATAATGCTTCGGAAAGAGCAATGCGTAACATCAAGGTAAAACAGAATGTGTCTAAGGGATATCGCACAGAAGAAGGGGCGCAGAGGTATGCCATGTTGCGATCTATAACCGACACATTAAAGAAACAAGGAAAGAGTGTTCTGAACATGATCGCATATTGGCTATCATGCAATAATGTTAACTTAAGCTGGGAATAG
- a CDS encoding helix-turn-helix domain-containing protein: MDHSSLFWLSLLSISTLGFVFTLFCLLKIYREQKRYLPLILLVVILFVEVVVQCLVKVFPSDMVHLLYVTEPFTMLQGALIFIYTKGYSQRSTKFEKVDLIFLIPFVLSILSYLPYYVLSSDEKLLDLATYGSFQADVGDSLWEWNFEIVLNSAYLFAALLQIQKYNFELKDSLSNIQKVDLHLTRYVIYSGLLVFCIEFIFVYLTFLGFPYSKMLFKILSISSFLVLIAICYDAIISHKYSKHIIHELDVNSDVVVESSGQVIKYAKSTLDQEASILLKCKLEQYMDSSKPYLIPQLRIKDLSDSLNVPLHHLSQVINEYFHQNFYEFINDYRVSDAKRLLMDSKYSDYTLSAIGFEVGFNSKSAFYNAFKKNVGVTPMKFKDQGYS; the protein is encoded by the coding sequence ATGGATCATAGTAGTTTGTTTTGGCTCTCATTGTTGTCTATTTCAACTTTAGGGTTTGTGTTTACCCTATTTTGTTTGTTGAAAATTTATCGTGAACAGAAAAGGTACTTACCTCTTATCTTACTCGTAGTTATTCTTTTTGTTGAAGTTGTAGTACAATGTCTAGTTAAGGTATTTCCTTCTGATATGGTTCATTTACTATATGTTACTGAGCCTTTTACAATGTTACAAGGAGCATTAATTTTTATATATACAAAAGGATATTCTCAACGATCAACTAAATTTGAAAAGGTGGATCTTATTTTCTTAATTCCTTTTGTTTTATCGATCCTATCTTATTTACCTTATTATGTTTTGTCATCTGATGAAAAGCTCCTTGATCTCGCGACATATGGTAGTTTTCAAGCTGATGTTGGAGATAGTTTATGGGAATGGAATTTTGAAATTGTGTTAAACTCTGCATATCTCTTCGCAGCATTACTTCAGATACAGAAATATAACTTTGAGTTAAAAGACTCTCTTTCGAATATTCAAAAAGTCGACCTTCATTTAACAAGATATGTTATATACAGCGGGCTTTTGGTATTTTGTATTGAATTTATTTTTGTATACCTGACCTTTTTAGGATTCCCTTATTCCAAAATGCTTTTCAAAATATTATCAATTTCTAGTTTCTTGGTGTTGATCGCAATATGTTATGATGCCATCATCTCTCATAAATATTCGAAACACATCATTCATGAATTAGATGTAAATTCTGATGTGGTGGTCGAATCGAGTGGTCAGGTCATAAAATATGCAAAGTCGACTTTAGATCAAGAAGCCTCGATTCTGTTAAAATGTAAATTAGAGCAATATATGGATAGCTCGAAGCCATATTTGATCCCACAGCTCCGAATAAAAGATCTTTCGGACTCTTTAAATGTGCCTTTGCATCACTTGTCTCAAGTTATAAATGAGTATTTCCATCAAAATTTTTACGAGTTTATTAATGACTATAGAGTATCGGATGCAAAGCGCCTATTAATGGACTCTAAATATTCTGATTATACGCTTTCTGCAATAGGATTTGAAGTTGGTTTTAATTCGAAATCAGCTTTTTATAATGCATTTAAAAAGAATGTAGGGGTCACACCAATGAAGTTTAAGGATCAGGGTTATAGTTGA
- a CDS encoding AraC family transcriptional regulator — MNEKKLKIGFKELFGNTIYGYLFDYRMNHAKVLLEQTSLSVHEIGIQCGYSYPSHFTTAFRRKCQCTPKSYRERVLKVGVKNR, encoded by the coding sequence TTGAATGAAAAGAAATTGAAGATCGGATTTAAAGAGTTGTTTGGAAATACAATATATGGTTACCTTTTTGATTATAGGATGAATCATGCTAAAGTGCTTTTAGAACAGACGTCACTTTCTGTTCATGAGATTGGAATTCAGTGTGGATATTCGTATCCTTCACACTTTACAACAGCCTTTAGACGTAAATGTCAGTGTACTCCTAAATCCTATAGAGAACGTGTTCTGAAAGTAGGTGTCAAGAATCGTTGA
- a CDS encoding TonB-dependent receptor plug domain-containing protein — translation MKQISKVFFIVLLSMLVGTYSHAQNLTFKIKGIISDKNTKTPIIGASILVKEQKTGTSTDKDGKFELTLYGDKSTLIISCLGYLKETFFINQKNINSEYNIELTPTEERLKDVTVTGKSEARLLREMALPVSVISMNQLQGTVSDINDILTKTSGVKIRASGGVGSTSKISIRGLEGKRVGFFIDGNPMNTNLDFVNINDIPVDMIDRIEVYKGIVPAKFGGSSIGGAVNIVLKEYPPRYMDASYTIQSFNVHKYSTALKTNKNGIEMGVGGFYTVAKNNYDMKIPTRKELKNNSTNTIIDVTRKHDRFEKLVIGGGITSKRWYFDKMKIEPAIVIGSKEIQGIEYPVLEAHTNSKAFIMNGLLEKKDFLIHGLDLDFDNTYTYAIAELVDTAKFTYGWDKQIYPSASNYGGEVGKTPNNSHDINETFIQRLNFNYLISKTQSINFNWHFQLVNGSPNDTIKDKAIGYKTSFDSKMHSITLGINHEFHSLNKFFTNSTTLKYHYYDINTKSIVAYGMSQSQKIKMSKSDYGISEAIRLRFSPELLIKGSAVYDVRIPTSNELLGNGYTITASGNLMPEKNLSLNIGCLFLKQQGSRKLVELEFNAFYNHLTDYIKLKGSALLSKYENFGIIDSRGIEVEAKSDITKFLYLWGNLTYQELRDKRKTLAESIIANPTYNSKMPNKPSFYANAGLELHHENIFGGKGHNTRLFGDASFIEEYLYDFEQSIYQKRKIPQSLTFNAGIEHSLNFQQIYLTLQINNITNQRVVSEFNKPLPLRNYAFKIRFIIK, via the coding sequence ATGAAACAAATCAGTAAAGTGTTCTTTATTGTGTTACTATCTATGCTAGTAGGGACATACTCGCATGCACAGAATCTAACCTTTAAAATAAAAGGTATCATTTCAGATAAAAATACAAAAACACCTATTATTGGAGCTTCAATACTAGTAAAAGAACAAAAAACAGGCACCTCCACAGACAAAGATGGAAAGTTTGAATTAACATTATATGGAGATAAATCGACACTAATTATCTCCTGTCTGGGATATCTAAAAGAAACATTCTTCATAAATCAAAAAAACATCAATTCAGAATACAATATCGAACTCACGCCTACAGAAGAACGACTTAAAGACGTAACAGTTACAGGAAAATCTGAAGCTCGATTACTGAGAGAGATGGCACTTCCCGTATCTGTTATCTCGATGAATCAACTTCAAGGAACAGTAAGTGATATTAATGACATTCTAACCAAAACTTCAGGAGTAAAAATCCGAGCATCAGGTGGAGTTGGTAGTACATCTAAAATTTCGATTCGTGGCCTTGAAGGAAAAAGAGTTGGTTTCTTCATTGACGGTAACCCAATGAATACAAATCTAGATTTTGTCAATATTAATGATATTCCTGTTGATATGATTGATAGAATCGAAGTATATAAAGGTATTGTCCCTGCTAAATTTGGAGGATCATCAATTGGAGGTGCTGTTAATATTGTATTAAAAGAATATCCTCCACGATATATGGATGCAAGTTATACGATACAATCATTTAATGTTCACAAATATTCTACTGCCTTAAAAACAAACAAAAATGGTATAGAGATGGGAGTCGGTGGTTTTTACACTGTTGCCAAGAATAATTATGACATGAAAATACCAACGAGAAAAGAATTGAAAAATAATTCTACAAATACGATTATTGATGTAACTCGAAAACATGATCGATTCGAAAAACTAGTTATTGGTGGAGGTATAACGTCTAAAAGGTGGTATTTTGATAAGATGAAAATTGAACCTGCCATCGTCATAGGTTCAAAAGAAATACAAGGAATCGAATATCCTGTTTTAGAAGCCCATACAAACTCCAAAGCATTCATTATGAATGGGCTCTTAGAAAAAAAAGATTTTCTCATTCATGGTTTAGACCTCGATTTTGATAATACTTATACCTATGCTATCGCTGAATTAGTTGATACTGCAAAATTTACATATGGATGGGATAAACAAATCTATCCTTCAGCAAGTAATTACGGCGGAGAGGTAGGAAAGACACCAAATAATTCTCACGATATAAATGAAACTTTTATCCAAAGATTAAATTTTAATTACCTTATCAGCAAAACACAAAGCATTAATTTTAATTGGCATTTCCAATTAGTAAATGGAAGCCCTAACGACACAATAAAAGACAAAGCAATTGGTTACAAAACATCTTTCGACAGCAAGATGCATAGTATTACATTGGGGATAAACCATGAGTTTCATTCACTCAATAAATTTTTCACCAATTCAACCACCTTAAAATATCACTACTACGATATCAACACTAAATCCATTGTTGCATATGGAATGAGCCAGTCTCAAAAAATTAAAATGAGCAAATCTGACTATGGAATAAGCGAAGCAATTAGACTGAGATTCAGCCCTGAACTCCTTATCAAAGGATCGGCAGTCTATGATGTTCGAATTCCCACAAGTAACGAATTATTAGGAAATGGATATACAATAACTGCATCTGGAAACTTAATGCCAGAAAAAAATCTTTCATTGAATATAGGATGTTTATTCCTCAAACAGCAAGGGAGTAGAAAGTTGGTTGAACTTGAATTCAATGCATTCTACAATCATCTAACTGATTATATTAAACTAAAAGGAAGTGCACTTTTGAGTAAATACGAAAATTTTGGCATTATTGATTCGAGAGGAATTGAAGTTGAAGCAAAAAGTGATATCACTAAATTCCTATACCTATGGGGTAATCTAACGTATCAAGAACTTCGTGATAAACGTAAGACTTTAGCAGAATCAATAATTGCAAACCCAACATATAATTCTAAAATGCCTAATAAACCTTCTTTCTATGCGAATGCAGGATTAGAATTACACCATGAAAATATATTTGGAGGAAAAGGTCATAACACTCGACTATTTGGTGATGCATCTTTTATTGAAGAATATCTTTATGACTTTGAACAAAGTATATATCAAAAAAGAAAAATCCCTCAATCATTGACCTTTAATGCAGGAATCGAACATAGTTTAAACTTCCAACAAATATATCTAACGTTACAAATTAACAATATAACCAATCAAAGAGTGGTTTCAGAATTTAACAAACCTCTTCCTTTAAGAAATTATGCCTTTAAAATAAGATTTATAATTAAATAA
- a CDS encoding glycoside hydrolase family protein, with the protein MKKQLLTICMIHVLVLLGHTAKSQNSSNDNLNLYHRIGKIKDDNIFKTRDYFNWGGSIIKGEDNKYHLFYSRWKDNFYGWLTASEIAHAVSLTPSGPWKYEETVIMGRGKGHWDAITAHNPKIKYFNGKYYLYYISTNAGDMNYTRKMLLDTNGKSPQESQLRKLLRENQRTGVAISSSITGPWKRLNSPIIEPSGPITTLTVNPAIAKGEDGKYYLIVKGDKPNEKRFIRNQAIAISNSPKGPFIMQEKPVIDNQDTEDMSLWYDNNRKLFYGIFHAHSYLGLVVSADGKNWKKSQNEVVLKKNEVTKIGAPDQPQRMERPFIFVEKNSPTTLLTSVKTEKQSYILTIPIKPSTK; encoded by the coding sequence ATGAAGAAACAACTATTAACCATTTGTATGATACATGTCCTTGTCTTACTAGGTCATACAGCTAAATCACAAAACAGTTCAAATGACAACCTTAATTTGTATCATCGAATTGGCAAGATAAAGGATGATAATATATTCAAAACAAGGGACTATTTTAATTGGGGTGGATCCATCATCAAAGGAGAGGATAATAAATATCATCTGTTCTACTCTCGATGGAAAGATAATTTCTATGGATGGCTAACCGCCTCGGAGATTGCTCATGCAGTATCATTAACCCCTAGTGGACCATGGAAATACGAAGAAACAGTAATTATGGGTAGAGGTAAGGGACATTGGGATGCCATAACAGCTCATAATCCTAAAATCAAGTATTTCAATGGTAAGTATTACTTATACTATATCTCTACAAATGCTGGGGATATGAATTACACTCGAAAAATGTTACTTGACACCAATGGTAAGAGCCCACAAGAAAGTCAATTACGTAAACTCTTACGTGAAAACCAAAGAACGGGTGTTGCAATTTCATCAAGTATAACAGGACCTTGGAAAAGATTAAATAGTCCTATTATAGAACCAAGTGGCCCAATTACAACACTTACTGTAAATCCGGCTATTGCAAAAGGGGAAGATGGGAAATACTATCTAATCGTTAAAGGGGACAAGCCCAATGAAAAACGTTTTATTCGAAATCAAGCAATTGCTATCTCGAATTCACCTAAAGGACCATTCATTATGCAAGAGAAGCCAGTTATAGATAACCAAGATACAGAAGACATGTCCTTATGGTATGATAATAATAGAAAACTATTCTACGGAATATTTCATGCTCATTCTTACCTTGGGTTGGTTGTGTCTGCCGATGGGAAGAACTGGAAAAAATCACAAAATGAAGTGGTACTCAAGAAGAACGAGGTTACAAAAATAGGAGCTCCAGATCAGCCACAAAGGATGGAACGCCCATTTATTTTTGTCGAAAAGAATAGCCCGACCACACTACTCACCTCTGTTAAAACAGAAAAGCAGTCCTACATTTTAACGATACCAATAAAACCTAGCACCAAATAA